In the Nitrospirales bacterium LBB_01 genome, one interval contains:
- a CDS encoding serine/threonine protein phosphatase, with product MGFKRQIAIGDIHGCYEVTVELVENVICFNPESDQLIFIGDYIDRGPDSNKVVSYVSELKTKYPQQIVLLAGNHEYLALEAFKLRTTNNVQLWFINGGISTIQSYGNYETAQSALVPFVQSLEFYYETEDFVFVHGGIPIGDTVATATPKSLLWERNYAIYHGKRVVVGHTPHKNVHKYKHAVVIDTGAVFYGKLSGYDILNDTVYEAVDETIAKNPRG from the coding sequence CTGCTACGAGGTAACAGTGGAGCTTGTGGAAAATGTGATATGTTTTAACCCTGAGTCGGATCAGTTGATATTCATAGGGGACTATATAGACCGAGGTCCTGACAGCAATAAAGTGGTCAGTTATGTATCAGAACTGAAAACAAAATACCCGCAGCAGATTGTTTTACTTGCCGGCAATCACGAATACCTTGCCCTTGAAGCCTTTAAACTCAGAACTACAAACAATGTGCAACTATGGTTTATAAACGGAGGAATCAGCACTATCCAAAGTTACGGTAACTATGAAACTGCCCAAAGCGCACTCGTTCCTTTTGTTCAATCCCTTGAGTTTTATTACGAAACAGAGGATTTTGTCTTTGTACATGGAGGAATTCCTATAGGAGATACCGTTGCAACGGCAACTCCTAAATCTCTGCTTTGGGAACGGAACTATGCCATCTATCACGGCAAAAGAGTCGTAGTAGGACATACCCCGCACAAGAATGTACATAAGTATAAGCATGCAGTCGTGATAGACACTGGAGCCGTGTTTTACGGCAAACTCTCTGGTTACGACATCCTCAATGACACAGTTTACGAGGCTGTTGATGAGACTATTGCCAAAAATCCAAGAGGTTAG
- a CDS encoding tetratricopeptide repeat protein — MAEKITEEEIRKRYLEESKFITKIDDRISFFNGLINEVENAHDDSLKKYKLFFEGMILNLQKSYEDAIASFKASLKLDSEFSFSNHGLGYAYYDLKKYDEAEKCYRKSIALDDKFAAPWIGLGNVYSDLKNYEEAEKCYKKAIALDDRYAGAHYNLALVFYETQNYHEAINAFRRAKELFETEKDQFYISIMDKYLTEIEGVLDVRTKTEETKKGKPDETDPLVLILEKTADYEDEILKEQKEFLRFLKDPPEDVDNNYLQVLRRWNSYTPIIADNYYISKGGGYFLKIKNTGIVIDPGFNFIDNFKGANHKFTEIDYVLISHAHNDHTSDLESIITLLHTYNKNLKGLKDYKSEDTIRAELAKSKGVSQEAISEKEIEEKFIEHEKRKVLNFYISQSVNKKFLGMLDLSSKMNFNIHLIEENDEKTLKKERNSKTKEDINIIAIRAKHKDIISDRHSIGFVIEINGKVLVYTGDTGWSDEIEEEYTKLAEKYKDTPIILLAHLGGIELDENNYKKNRTFEHFYDNHLGRLGLGRLIQVLKPELCIISEFGEEMKYTRKEFAEIYSKIFKETIFLPEDRGLKYNFDKNKIEAITKINIKKTNNSGFKHYEKGYITATDVGVVMLLEDSSLHYYNTKGDFTESNLAQVLTREYNDRVK, encoded by the coding sequence ATGGCTGAAAAGATTACTGAAGAAGAAATACGTAAGCGGTATTTAGAAGAATCCAAGTTCATAACAAAAATAGATGATAGAATTTCTTTCTTTAATGGATTAATCAATGAAGTAGAAAACGCTCATGATGACAGCCTTAAAAAATATAAGTTGTTTTTTGAGGGAATGATACTTAATTTACAAAAATCCTATGAAGATGCAATAGCTTCTTTTAAAGCATCGTTAAAATTAGATAGCGAGTTTTCATTTTCAAATCATGGACTCGGATATGCTTATTATGACCTAAAAAAATATGACGAGGCTGAAAAGTGCTACAGAAAATCCATTGCACTGGATGATAAATTTGCGGCCCCATGGATCGGGCTTGGGAATGTTTATTCTGACCTAAAAAACTATGAGGAGGCTGAAAAGTGCTACAAAAAAGCCATTGCACTGGATGATAGATATGCGGGCGCACACTACAATCTTGCTTTAGTGTTTTATGAAACCCAAAATTACCACGAAGCAATAAACGCCTTTAGACGAGCTAAAGAATTATTTGAAACAGAAAAAGATCAGTTTTATATTTCGATTATGGATAAATATCTGACAGAAATTGAAGGTGTATTAGATGTACGAACTAAAACTGAGGAAACTAAAAAAGGCAAACCTGACGAAACTGACCCTTTAGTTCTGATTTTAGAAAAAACCGCAGACTACGAAGATGAAATACTGAAGGAGCAAAAGGAATTTCTAAGATTTCTCAAAGACCCTCCAGAGGATGTGGACAATAATTATTTGCAGGTGTTACGTAGATGGAATTCTTACACACCGATAATTGCCGATAATTACTATATAAGCAAAGGCGGCGGATATTTTTTAAAAATAAAGAATACAGGGATTGTAATTGATCCCGGGTTTAATTTTATAGATAATTTTAAAGGAGCAAACCACAAGTTCACTGAGATTGACTATGTCTTAATAAGTCACGCACATAATGATCATACATCTGATTTGGAATCTATAATTACACTTTTACATACGTATAATAAAAATTTGAAAGGGTTGAAAGATTACAAAAGTGAGGACACAATAAGGGCGGAACTCGCAAAATCTAAAGGTGTGAGTCAAGAAGCCATCTCTGAAAAGGAAATAGAGGAAAAATTCATAGAACATGAAAAAAGAAAAGTTCTTAATTTTTATATTTCACAAAGCGTAAATAAAAAATTCTTAGGTATGCTTGACTTAAGTTCAAAAATGAATTTTAACATTCATCTAATTGAAGAAAACGATGAAAAAACTTTGAAAAAAGAAAGAAACTCAAAGACCAAAGAAGACATAAATATAATAGCAATCAGGGCAAAGCATAAAGATATAATCTCAGACAGACATTCTATCGGTTTTGTAATAGAGATTAATGGCAAAGTTTTGGTTTATACGGGTGATACTGGCTGGAGTGATGAAATAGAAGAAGAATATACCAAACTGGCAGAAAAGTATAAAGACACTCCTATCATATTGCTTGCACATTTGGGTGGTATAGAATTGGACGAGAATAACTATAAAAAGAATCGAACGTTTGAGCATTTTTATGATAACCATTTAGGAAGGCTTGGTCTTGGCAGGCTTATTCAGGTTTTAAAACCTGAGCTTTGTATCATTTCTGAGTTTGGTGAAGAGATGAAATACACAAGAAAAGAATTTGCTGAAATTTATAGTAAGATTTTTAAAGAAACGATATTTTTACCGGAAGATAGAGGTTTAAAATATAATTTTGATAAAAACAAGATAGAGGCGATTACAAAAATAAATATAAAAAAAACGAATAACTCCGGATTTAAACATTATGAGAAAGGATATATAACTGCCACAGATGTTGGGGTTGTGATGCTTCTTGAGGATTCGTCATTACATTATTATAATACAAAAGGCGATTTTACTGAGAGTAACCTTGCACAGGTGCTTACACGAGAATATAACGACAGGGTTAAATAG